The Rhizobium sp. WSM4643 genome contains the following window.
TCGATGCGTAGTCGTGACCGTCGACACGGTCGCCCTTGATCGCGAAGAAGGCTTCGCCTAGCGAAATCGAACGGCTGTCGATGGAGATGCCGGTGATTCCTTCGGGCGGAGTGCCGAAGGGGCGCCCCGCCATCGCTGCGATCATGTCTTCGGTCGTCCAGAGCCAACTCAAGATTTCAGGTCCTCCAAGGCCTTGCGCACCTCCGCATGATCGGAAAACGGCAGGGTGACGTCGCCGATCGTCTGCCCTTCCTCATGCCCCTTTCCGGCGACGATCAGCGTATCCCCGGATCTCAGCATGCCCGCAGCCTCGCGGATCGCCGCGGCGCGATCGGCAATTTCCGAGGCGCAGCTTGCTGCCGCCATAATCTCCGCCCGGATCGAGGCCGGCTCCTCCGAACGCGGATTATCGTCGGTGACGATGACGACGTCGGCAAGTCGGCAGGCGATTTCGCCCATGATCGGCCGCTTGCCGCGGTCACGGTCGCCGCCGCAGCCGAAGACGACGATGACGCGGCCGGTGGTGAAGGGTCTGACCGAGCCCAGCACGTTTTCCAGCGCGTCCGGCTTGTGGGCGTAATCGACATAGGCGAGCGCCCCGTCTTTCGTATGGCCGACAAGTTCGAGACGGCCGGACGCGCCGACGAGCTTCTCGAGCGCGGCCATCGCAACCTTCGCCTCAACGCCGGTCGACATGGCAAGCCCCGCCGCGACCAGTGCGTTGGCGACCTGGAAGTCGCCGGCCAGCGGAATGTCCACCTCGAAGATCTCGCCGCCGATATGGATCTCGGCCGTCTGCTTGTGGCGGAAGTGCTCGACCCGCTTCAACGAGAGGTAGTCACCCTTTCGCCCGACGGTACGAACATCGTGACCGGCATCGGTCGCGGCCTTGATCGCCTGCGCCGACCACGGATCGTCAGCGAAGATCACCGCCAGCGATCCCTTCGGCAACAGCGTATCGAAAAGCCGCATCTTGGCGGCCATATAGGCCTCGATCGTCGGATGATAATCCATGTGGTCCCGGCCGAGATT
Protein-coding sequences here:
- a CDS encoding UDP-N-acetylmuramoyl-L-alanyl-D-glutamate--2,6-diaminopimelate ligase, which encodes MNIDADSRGVNRIQERKVRAMKLRDLAGDQFPELEAQLEGPAGLLDISGLSSDSRKVAPGNAFVAVAGTKADGAGFIADAAGRGAAVAIASQAVAAAIPVLAVKEPRRFLSIAAARFHGRQPDTMVAVTGTAGKTSVASFTRQIWAHAGHAAAMIGTTGVVSPTRNEYGSLTTPDPVSLHELLAELAGEGVTHAAMEASSHGLDQCRLDGVKLAAAAFTNLGRDHMDYHPTIEAYMAAKMRLFDTLLPKGSLAVIFADDPWSAQAIKAATDAGHDVRTVGRKGDYLSLKRVEHFRHKQTAEIHIGGEIFEVDIPLAGDFQVANALVAAGLAMSTGVEAKVAMAALEKLVGASGRLELVGHTKDGALAYVDYAHKPDALENVLGSVRPFTTGRVIVVFGCGGDRDRGKRPIMGEIACRLADVVIVTDDNPRSEEPASIRAEIMAAASCASEIADRAAAIREAAGMLRSGDTLIVAGKGHEEGQTIGDVTLPFSDHAEVRKALEDLKS